In Stieleria varia, one genomic interval encodes:
- a CDS encoding serine hydrolase, whose amino-acid sequence MMNCLSRMLALWALLFLVTASSAADQWSIERLAEAKDYSQTIDTAAVVILQDGKLVDQWGAVAMPLNCHSIRKSLLSAMFGQHVQDGIVDLDETLGDLGIDDNEPPLTEIEKTATVRDLLMARSGVYHPALYETASMAAKRPKRGTHAPGTFWYYNNWDFNTLGTIFRQQTGRDLFDEFNSRIAEPLGMLDFRPGRDTEYVSGKDSIHRAYPFQLSARDLARFGQLMLQNGRWNGQQLVPETWVRESTQSYSDAGKSGGYGYMWWVAVDGEHLPGVTLPAGSYSGRGYRGHYLVIIPEWNLVVCHRVNTHQSGTVVSSSQFGKLLSLILAARTGTTEIASNDSKELPKASEYSIIIRNGEIIDGTGRNRFSADVGIVADRIAEIGDLSDATADRIIDATGQIVCPGFIDLHSHAEEGLVHRDPARRSAPNLITQGITTVVVNQDGDGPLDMKSQRESMQQSGIGLNVVQALGHGTLRRKVLGDDYQRPASPEEIETMQGLLRSALKERVFGMSAGLEYVPGRWSTAREMHSLAQTIKEFDGVYIVHERSSGTRPMWFLPSRDSHEQPSMVDNIRELIAVAADTRVTTVATHIKARGTDFWGSSETINSMIRKAREEGLPLFADQYPYNTSGSDGRIVLIPDWVFAKEAGERDEQREESDNADSKRDFAKQLESVLQDEQLTSHLRKDVEYEITRRGGAEKILIIQSNEAGIAGKTLGEYAEMHQEEPVDAVFRLQLMGDRHRRGGAQLRAFSMDEADVEAFAATAWTATSSDAGIALPHDGPVHPRFYGAFPRKIRHYAIDRGLMSVEEAVRVSTSLPAMILGLIDRGELKTGFVADLVVFDPETVRDRSDAFHPHRFAEGISYVLINGSLSVDHQQWYGNLSGQVILKSQRDPVKHPNSDDGNTQP is encoded by the coding sequence ATGATGAATTGTCTCAGCCGGATGCTGGCCCTATGGGCGTTGCTTTTTCTCGTCACGGCGTCGTCGGCCGCAGATCAATGGTCGATCGAGCGTCTTGCGGAAGCGAAAGATTATTCCCAGACGATCGATACCGCGGCGGTCGTCATTCTGCAGGATGGCAAGCTCGTTGATCAATGGGGAGCGGTCGCAATGCCGCTCAACTGTCACTCCATTCGCAAAAGCCTGCTGAGTGCTATGTTTGGTCAGCATGTACAGGATGGTATTGTCGATCTCGATGAAACGCTTGGCGATCTGGGCATCGACGATAACGAGCCACCGCTGACAGAGATCGAAAAGACGGCTACGGTTCGTGACTTGCTGATGGCCAGGTCGGGAGTCTATCACCCCGCTCTGTACGAAACCGCATCCATGGCTGCGAAACGGCCGAAGCGTGGAACGCATGCACCCGGAACGTTTTGGTACTACAACAACTGGGATTTCAACACGCTGGGGACCATCTTCCGGCAACAAACGGGACGTGACTTGTTCGACGAGTTCAACTCCAGGATCGCCGAGCCGCTCGGAATGCTCGATTTTCGTCCCGGGAGAGACACGGAGTACGTGTCCGGAAAAGATTCGATCCACCGTGCCTATCCGTTTCAATTGAGCGCCAGGGATCTGGCAAGATTCGGACAACTGATGCTTCAGAACGGTCGATGGAACGGACAGCAGCTCGTTCCCGAAACTTGGGTTCGTGAAAGCACGCAGTCCTACTCGGATGCCGGAAAATCCGGTGGATACGGATACATGTGGTGGGTGGCGGTCGATGGTGAGCACCTGCCTGGCGTGACGTTGCCTGCGGGGAGTTACTCCGGTCGCGGCTATCGCGGCCATTACCTTGTGATCATCCCCGAATGGAACTTGGTGGTTTGCCACCGCGTCAACACACACCAATCAGGCACGGTGGTTTCCAGCAGTCAGTTTGGCAAGTTGTTGTCATTGATCCTCGCAGCAAGAACCGGCACGACAGAAATTGCCTCCAACGACAGCAAAGAACTTCCCAAGGCCAGTGAATACAGCATTATCATCCGCAATGGTGAAATCATCGACGGTACGGGGCGGAACCGTTTTTCAGCGGATGTAGGAATCGTGGCAGATCGCATCGCTGAAATCGGAGATCTTTCCGATGCGACTGCGGATCGAATCATCGATGCCACCGGACAGATTGTTTGCCCAGGCTTCATTGACTTGCACAGCCACGCCGAGGAAGGCTTGGTTCATCGTGATCCCGCAAGACGCAGTGCTCCCAACTTGATCACGCAAGGGATCACAACGGTCGTGGTAAACCAGGACGGCGATGGACCGCTCGATATGAAAAGTCAGCGTGAGTCGATGCAGCAATCGGGAATCGGATTGAACGTGGTCCAAGCTCTCGGTCACGGCACCCTGCGTCGCAAAGTCCTCGGCGACGACTATCAACGTCCCGCATCGCCCGAGGAAATCGAAACGATGCAGGGATTGCTACGTTCCGCGTTAAAGGAACGCGTTTTTGGAATGTCTGCCGGGCTGGAGTATGTGCCCGGCAGATGGAGCACTGCGCGAGAGATGCATTCACTGGCGCAGACGATCAAGGAGTTTGATGGTGTCTACATCGTTCACGAACGTAGTTCGGGCACCCGACCGATGTGGTTTTTGCCGAGTCGTGATTCACACGAGCAGCCATCGATGGTGGACAACATTCGAGAGTTGATCGCGGTTGCCGCCGACACGAGGGTGACGACTGTGGCGACGCACATCAAGGCTCGCGGCACAGATTTCTGGGGATCGAGCGAGACCATCAATTCGATGATCCGAAAGGCGCGCGAAGAAGGGCTTCCGCTATTTGCGGATCAATATCCATACAACACAAGCGGGTCCGACGGTCGTATCGTTTTGATTCCCGATTGGGTGTTCGCCAAAGAGGCGGGCGAACGAGACGAACAGCGCGAAGAGTCCGACAACGCCGATTCAAAGCGTGACTTCGCCAAACAGCTTGAGAGTGTTCTGCAGGACGAGCAGCTGACCTCGCATCTTCGCAAGGATGTCGAATACGAAATCACTCGTCGCGGAGGTGCTGAGAAAATCCTGATCATCCAGTCCAATGAGGCGGGGATCGCAGGCAAGACACTCGGCGAGTATGCCGAGATGCATCAAGAAGAACCGGTGGATGCAGTTTTTCGACTTCAGCTCATGGGGGATCGCCATCGTCGCGGTGGCGCTCAGTTGCGGGCATTCTCGATGGATGAAGCGGACGTCGAAGCATTCGCCGCAACGGCTTGGACGGCTACCTCCAGTGATGCCGGGATCGCACTTCCTCATGACGGTCCGGTTCACCCGCGGTTTTACGGAGCGTTTCCACGAAAGATCCGGCATTACGCCATCGATCGGGGTTTGATGTCTGTGGAGGAAGCGGTGCGAGTTTCCACCTCGCTACCGGCAATGATTCTTGGCCTTATCGACCGAGGCGAATTGAAGACCGGGTTTGTCGCGGATTTGGTCGTGTTTGATCCGGAAACCGTTCGTGATCGCTCGGATGCCTTTCATCCACATCGATTTGCCGAAGGGATCAGCTACGTATTGATCAACGGTTCGTTGTCCGTCGATCATCAGCAGTGGTATGGCAACCTGTCGGGGCAAGTCATTTTGAAAAGCCAACGCGATCCAGTGAAACACCCAAACTCTGACGATGGGAACACACAGCCATGA